The Thiorhodovibrio litoralis genome includes a window with the following:
- a CDS encoding endonuclease/exonuclease/phosphatase family protein, whose amino-acid sequence MRDDHIGKGAGALCAVLDHEGRKVRACSVHLDANWSDMRAADGRFELAIKEWAKILWVEFFAPTSRYLAARELVDRLQVDSDLPTLLGGDFNTVPWSYPIRTITRSFRDASWLTRSYLEGTYHKLPGPLQPRIDFVFVSPSLQSTQAEVVQCPTGDHYPVRANVRLSGEPLH is encoded by the coding sequence TTGCGGGATGACCACATCGGTAAAGGGGCTGGCGCCTTGTGCGCTGTGCTCGATCACGAGGGGCGCAAGGTACGCGCCTGCTCCGTGCACCTCGACGCCAACTGGTCGGACATGCGCGCCGCCGATGGGCGCTTTGAGCTGGCCATCAAAGAATGGGCCAAGATCCTCTGGGTGGAATTCTTCGCGCCCACATCACGCTACCTTGCAGCGCGAGAACTGGTTGACCGGCTCCAGGTCGACAGTGATCTGCCAACCCTGCTCGGCGGCGATTTCAACACCGTCCCGTGGTCCTATCCGATCCGCACCATCACCCGGTCGTTTCGCGATGCCTCGTGGCTGACAAGAAGCTACCTGGAAGGCACCTATCACAAACTCCCTGGCCCTCTTCAACCGCGAATCGATTTTGTCTTTGTTTCGCCATCCCTTCAATCAACACAAGCTGAGGTAGTGCAATGCCCCACGGGTGACCACTACCCGGTGCGGGCCAACGTGCGGTTATCAGGTGAACCGCTGCACTGA
- a CDS encoding Rpn family recombination-promoting nuclease/putative transposase, with product MKPRQHPHQQRREPTHDSGYKLLFAHAAMVRDLLRGFVPGDWVQALNLDTLERCSGSYVTDDLRDRADDLIWRLRWGEDWLYVYLLLEFQSTIDAWMAVRIQTYLGLLYQDLIRAEQLSAAGRLPPVLPIVLYNGAQVWNAADTIEPLIEPAPPVLAAYRPQQRYLLLDERRLAKSANLPLRNLSAALFQLEASHGSDEVMTILRTLVDWLKDSAQTSLRRAFAVWFGRIFLPKRLPGIEFPPLNDLMEVYDMLAKNLETWTDQWKHQGLEQGLEQGLEQGLEQGLEQGLEQGLEQGREQGRREATRHLLLRQVRRRFGPAIAEQSAPLLARIVDLQQLEELGDHVLLSADSAAWLQVLRQAGA from the coding sequence ATGAAGCCGCGACAGCACCCCCATCAGCAGCGGCGCGAGCCGACCCACGACAGCGGCTACAAACTCCTTTTCGCCCACGCCGCCATGGTGCGCGACCTGCTTCGCGGCTTCGTCCCCGGCGACTGGGTTCAGGCGCTGAATCTCGACACCCTTGAGCGCTGCAGCGGCAGCTACGTCACCGACGACCTGCGCGACCGCGCCGACGATCTCATCTGGCGCCTGCGCTGGGGCGAAGACTGGCTCTATGTCTACCTGCTGCTGGAATTCCAATCCACCATCGACGCCTGGATGGCGGTGCGCATCCAAACCTACCTTGGCCTGCTCTATCAGGATCTCATCCGCGCCGAACAACTGAGCGCCGCCGGACGTCTGCCGCCGGTGTTGCCGATTGTGCTCTACAATGGCGCGCAGGTCTGGAACGCCGCCGACACTATCGAGCCGCTGATTGAACCCGCGCCACCGGTGCTGGCCGCCTATCGGCCCCAACAGCGCTATCTGCTGCTCGACGAGCGGCGCCTGGCCAAATCCGCAAACCTGCCACTGCGCAACCTCAGTGCCGCGCTGTTTCAGCTTGAAGCTAGCCATGGCTCGGACGAGGTCATGACCATCCTGCGCACCCTGGTCGACTGGCTCAAGGATTCCGCTCAAACGAGCCTGCGCCGGGCCTTTGCCGTGTGGTTTGGGCGCATCTTTCTGCCGAAGCGGCTACCGGGTATTGAGTTTCCGCCCTTAAACGATCTCATGGAGGTCTATGACATGCTCGCCAAAAATCTGGAAACCTGGACAGATCAATGGAAACACCAGGGATTGGAGCAGGGTCTGGAGCAGGGTCTGGAGCAGGGTCTGGAGCAGGGTCTGGAGCAGGGTCTGGAGCAGGGTCTGGAGCAAGGCCGAGAGCAAGGTCGGCGGGAGGCCACCCGACACCTGCTCCTCCGCCAAGTCCGCCGCCGCTTTGGCCCAGCCATCGCCGAGCAGAGCGCGCCCCTGCTTGCGCGGATCGTCGATCTCCAACAATTGGAAGAACTCGGTGATCACGTGTTGCTCAGTGCAGACAGCGCGGCCTGGCTCCAGGTGCTCCGCCAAGCCGGCGCCTAG
- a CDS encoding DUF2887 domain-containing protein, with protein sequence MPPFMKTDHPIYLFLSAGAEAFRVLTGGMRLEGAYHFSSTTLKTLERRLDGLLEPEGHPGPVYVVEFQGQGAERAGYNLLAKMGLYGEQHPTRDVIGIGVFLRERDVPVYPRGLGASPDLVRIVVLDQILPDWLAREPENSYLAVFAPLLIDGEAELRARAPALWQGLQTAPLPPEARERLAQVMEFWFFERFRGLTAQEIWAMLNLATPIQETRAYQSIFAEGKAEGEAEGEAKGKATTLKRQIKRRFGRLSVEAERRIDAAPVAQLDVWLDAIFDGDSVDSLLGSER encoded by the coding sequence ATGCCTCCATTCATGAAAACCGACCACCCCATTTACCTTTTTCTGTCTGCCGGTGCGGAGGCGTTTCGGGTGTTGACCGGCGGGATGCGGCTGGAAGGCGCCTATCACTTCAGCTCCACCACGCTCAAGACGCTGGAACGGCGTCTGGACGGACTGCTGGAGCCCGAGGGGCACCCCGGGCCGGTGTATGTGGTCGAATTCCAGGGGCAAGGCGCCGAGCGGGCCGGTTACAATCTGCTGGCCAAGATGGGACTCTACGGCGAACAGCATCCGACGCGCGATGTGATCGGCATCGGGGTGTTTCTGCGCGAGCGCGATGTCCCGGTTTATCCCCGCGGGCTTGGCGCCTCGCCCGACCTCGTGCGCATCGTCGTCCTCGACCAGATTTTGCCGGACTGGCTCGCACGCGAGCCGGAGAATTCCTATCTGGCGGTGTTCGCCCCGCTGCTGATCGATGGCGAGGCGGAATTGCGCGCCCGCGCCCCGGCGCTGTGGCAAGGCTTGCAGACCGCGCCGCTCCCGCCCGAGGCGCGCGAGCGGCTGGCGCAAGTGATGGAATTTTGGTTTTTCGAACGCTTCCGCGGTCTGACCGCACAGGAGATCTGGGCCATGTTGAATCTGGCAACCCCCATTCAAGAGACCCGCGCCTATCAATCCATCTTTGCCGAGGGCAAGGCCGAAGGCGAGGCCGAGGGCGAGGCCAAGGGCAAGGCGACCACCCTCAAGCGGCAGATCAAACGGCGGTTCGGTCGTCTGTCCGTTGAGGCCGAGCGGCGCATCGACGCCGCCCCGGTCGCGCAGCTCGATGTCTGGCTCGATGCCATTTTCGACGGCGACAGCGTGGACAGCCTGCTCGGGTCGGAGCGGTAG
- a CDS encoding RpnC/YadD family protein: MKDREKESSHVTAFSQVRQTPTAPRLRWPRARLICFEPLIEPAPPVLAAYRPQQRYLLLDERRLAKSANLPLRNLSAALFQLEASHGSDEVMAILRTLVDWLKDSAQTSLRRAFAVWFGRIFLPKRLPGIEFPPLNDLMEVYHMLAENLEAWTDQWKHQGLEQGLEQGLEQGREQGRREATRHLLLRQVRRRFGPTIAEQSAPLLARIVDLQQLEKLGDHVLLSADGPAWLQVLRQANV; the protein is encoded by the coding sequence TTGAAAGATCGAGAGAAGGAATCGTCGCATGTCACCGCGTTTTCGCAAGTTCGCCAAACTCCTACAGCGCCCCGGCTGCGCTGGCCGCGGGCGCGGCTGATCTGCTTCGAGCCGCTGATTGAACCCGCGCCACCGGTGCTGGCCGCCTATCGGCCCCAACAGCGCTATCTGCTGCTCGACGAACGACGCCTAGCCAAATCCGCAAATCTGCCGCTACGCAACCTCAGTGCCGCGCTGTTTCAGCTTGAAGCTAGCCATGGCTCGGACGAGGTCATGGCCATCCTGCGCACCCTGGTCGACTGGCTCAAGGATTCCGCTCAAACGAGCCTGCGCCGGGCCTTTGCCGTGTGGTTTGGGCGCATCTTTCTGCCGAAACGGCTGCCGGGTATTGAGTTTCCGCCCCTAAACGATCTCATGGAGGTCTATCACATGCTCGCCGAAAATCTCGAAGCCTGGACAGATCAATGGAAACACCAGGGATTGGAGCAGGGTCTGGAGCAGGGTCTGGAGCAAGGCCGAGAGCAAGGTCGGCGGGAGGCCACCCGACACCTGCTCCTCCGCCAAGTCCGCCGCCGCTTTGGCCCCACTATCGCCGAGCAAAGCGCGCCCCTGCTCGCGCGGATCGTCGATCTCCAACAATTGGAAAAACTCGGTGATCACGTGTTGCTCAGCGCGGACGGCCCGGCCTGGCTCCAGGTTCTCCGCCAAGCCAATGTCTAG